In the Acidobacteriota bacterium genome, TGATGGCCCCTGCATGCCCCATTCTTCTTCCAGGAGGGGCCGTTCTTCCCGCGATGAAGGCAACAACAGGCTTGCTGAAATTCCTCTTGATATATTCCGCAGCCTCCTCCTCCGCCGTCCCGCCAATCTCACCGATCAGGACGACCGCCTTCGTGTCATTATCTTTCTCGAAGAGGGCCAGAAGATCGATGAACGTTGAGCCGATGATCGGGTCGCCGCCGATCCCGATGCACGTTGATTGTCCAATGCCTCTCCGCGTCAACTGGTCCACCGCTTCATATGTCAATGTTCCACTCCTCGATATAACGCCGATGTTTCCCGCCGTATGGATATGACCGGGCATGATCCCGATCTTGCATTTTCCTGGAGAGATGATCCCCGGGCAGTTCGGACCGATCAATCTGGTACTTCTCTTCTTGAGGAACGTCATGACCTTAATCAT is a window encoding:
- the sucD gene encoding succinate--CoA ligase subunit alpha, which produces MSILVDEKTRLLVQGITGNEGTFHTRQAIKYGTRVVAGVTPGKGGQEVDDIPIFDTVEEAVRTTGANASVIFVPPAFSADAIMEAADAGISLVVCITEGIPTLDMIKVMTFLKKRSTRLIGPNCPGIISPGKCKIGIMPGHIHTAGNIGVISRSGTLTYEAVDQLTRRGIGQSTCIGIGGDPIIGSTFIDLLALFEKDNDTKAVVLIGEIGGTAEEEAAEYIKRNFSKPVVAFIAGRTAPPGRRMGHAGAIISGGRGTAKEKTEALTAAGIIVVESPASIGDAVASIL